One Salmo salar chromosome ssa01, Ssal_v3.1, whole genome shotgun sequence DNA window includes the following coding sequences:
- the LOC106571594 gene encoding E3 ubiquitin-protein ligase TRIM35: MACESTLPEEDLSCAVCCDIFKEPVLLSCSHSFCKACLQEFWKEKEWQECPVCRRRSSRSEPPNNRALKNLCEAFLQERRQRASAGSEVLCSLHGEKFKLFCLEHEQPICVVCRDSRKHKKHDCIPIDEAVQDLKEELKPTLKSLQDKLKVFKKVKLTCDKTAQHIKRQAEDTEIKIKAEFEQVHQFLRKEEEAKIAALREEEEQKSQTMKVKIEEMSGQISSLSDTIKAIEKELEAEDISFLQNYNATMKRTQCPLPDPVRVSGALIDVANHLGNLKFRIWEKMKEIVQYTPVVLDPNTVHSKLLCSMTWMGYDDCFVWGGEFQQRPDNPERLTEGWVMGSEGFTSGTHSWDIAIDDEFWFAGVAAESINRSDPRDEVWGISHVGSFNTDYKEDFDYVYKVSCPNTETIYLPVRHNSRVKDRIRVQLDRDRGELSFYDIDNNTHIHTHTHAFTGRIFPIFSVRDGLRILPVRASVTVEQHS, translated from the exons ATGGCTTGCGAATCGACTCTCCCAGAGGAGGATCTAtcctgtgctgtgtgctgtgacATCTTCAAGGAACCTGTTCTCCTGTCTTGTAGCCACAGCTTCTGTAAAGCCTGTCTGCAGGAATTCTGGAAAGAGAAGGAATGGCAGGAGTGTCCAGTTTGCAGGAGAAGATCGTCAAGGTCTGAGCCTCCCAATAATCGGGCTCTTAAGAACCTATGTGAGGCCTTCTTACAGGAGAGGCGTCAGAGAGCTTCAGCAGGGTCTGAGGTGCTCTGCAGTCTGCATGGAGAGAAGTTCAAGCTCTTCTGTCTGGAGCATGAACAGCCTATCTGTGTGGTGTGTCGCGATTCAAGGAAACATAAAAAGCATGACTGCATCCCCATAGATGAAGCTGTACAGGATCTTAAG GAGGAACTCAAGCCTACCCTGAAGTCTTTACAGGACAAACTGAAAGTCTTTAAGAAAGTCAAACTCACTTGTGATAAAACAGCACAGCATATCAAG CGCCAGGCTGAGGACACAGAGATAAAGATTAAGGCGGAGTTTGAGCAGGTTCACCAGTTTCTACGAAAGGAGGAGGAGGCCAAGATAGCTGccctgagggaggaagaggagcagaagAGTCAGACGATGAAGGTGAAGATTGAAGAGATGAGCGGACAGATATCATCACTTTCAGACACAATCAAAGCCATAGAGAAAGAGCTGGAAGCTGAAGACATCTCATTCCTGCAG AACTACAATGCCACAATGAAAAG AACCCAGTGCCCACTGCCTGATCCTGTGAGGGTTTCAGGAGCGCTGATCGATGTGGCAAACCACCTGGGCAACCTCAAGTTCAGAATCTGGGAGAAAATGAAGGAGATTGTTCAATACA cTCCGGTGGTTCTGGACCCTAATACTGTGCACTCAAAGCTACTCTGTTCCATGACCTGGATGGGGTATGATGATTGCTTTGTATGGGGTGGTGAGTTCCAGCAGCGTCCTGAcaacccagagaggttaaccgaGGGATGGGTCATGGGCTCTGAGGGCTTTACCTcagggacacacagctgggacatTGCGATTGATGACGAGTTTTGGTTTGCAGGTGTGGCCGCTGAGTCTATCAATAGGTCTGATCCTAGAGATGAAGTCTGGGGTATTAGCCATGTTGGTAGTTTTAATACAGATTATAAGGAAGACTTTGATTATGTATATAAAGTAAGTTGCCCAAATACTGAAACCATTTACCTCCCCGTGAGACACAACTCCAGAGTTAAGGACAGGATCAGAGTTCAGCTggacagggacagaggagagCTATCATTCTACGACATTGATaataacacacatatacacacacatacacacgctttCACTGGGAGAATATTTCCAATTTTTTCAGTGCGTGATGGTCTGCGGATTTTACCAGTGAGGGCctctgtaacagtggaacagcacagttAG